In Aureibaculum algae, the following are encoded in one genomic region:
- a CDS encoding SusC/RagA family TonB-linked outer membrane protein, giving the protein MKKNLSKLLFFVVILCSHSIIAQSTVTGTIKDAADGSTLPGVNIIEKGTSNGVTSDFDGKYSIEVSEGAVLQYSFIGYTPQEITVNNQTVINLSLAQSAEALDEVVITALGISREKKALGYAISELKSDDLNVAKETNVVNSLSGKVAGVVLTQSTSGPAGGTRVVIRGNNSITGNNQPLYVVDGVPIDNSGIGSAAGNGGGEYSRSDYGTGVSDINPEDIESMSILKGPNAAALYGSRASNGVIIITTKKGKMNSGLGVSISSSATFENPLLLPEYQNQYGRGSNGNFPEIPVGGTLEEQLAAVKSNSSWGPKFDGSQQLYYNGEMKAYSAQPDNVKDFFRTGTTFTNSVTLSGGGEKSSVLFSYTHTKAEAIVPNSDVRRHNFNLRGYSKLTDKFTLDAKVTYFQQDANNRVVQGTEGLMAYVYGIPRNIDIRDMENYQDLENPVNPDRPYDVISTSSSGGNPYWILNHDINEDTRTRVNGFAKINYEFTDYLSAFARVGTDVVKHDTYGVSQWGHHFQPTGSLGISENSISETNADFLFIFNKDISEKFNIAANFGGNHSYRTRKGIGISGRGFKVPTRVTVSNLVDPQQSYTPLQEKKVNSLYGSASFAYDSYLYLDLTGRNDWSSTLSADNRSYFYPSASLSFIPSQAFDFSSSPINFLKLRTSWAQVGNDTGVYQLTETFNLAANGYLDLVQISRPSVKYSPDLKPEQVTSSEVGLEFKMFNNRFFGDVSYYSITSKDLIFDVPVPAATGYSTFRENVGELSNKGFEILLGGTPVKTDDLEWVISANISKNENKLVSLIDDLDNFSFAGSNGGDVQVQATVGGGFGDIYGRTWKRVEEGVDAGKLLLSSEGRPQAESELKKLGNYQPDYVGGITNNINYKNLGLSFLIDFRIGGQVYSGTDAALDGNGTSIRTLQYRESGVVVDGVIANDAANPSAGYTQNTTNITGQQYWGSVSGITENYIYDQTNFRMREIALTYRIPGKMLENAFIKSASINLIGRNLFFISKKIDNFDPESSYSTSNFSQGLLYYNLPTTRSIGLNLNIKF; this is encoded by the coding sequence ATGAAAAAAAATTTATCAAAACTGCTGTTTTTTGTTGTAATATTATGTTCACATAGTATCATAGCACAATCAACGGTAACAGGAACGATCAAGGATGCAGCAGATGGAAGTACGCTTCCAGGTGTTAACATCATCGAGAAAGGTACATCTAATGGTGTAACCTCAGATTTTGACGGAAAGTATAGCATTGAAGTATCCGAAGGTGCTGTATTACAATATTCTTTTATCGGATATACTCCTCAAGAAATTACAGTAAACAATCAAACAGTTATTAACCTTTCTTTAGCTCAAAGTGCTGAGGCTTTAGATGAAGTGGTAATAACAGCCTTAGGTATTTCTAGAGAGAAAAAGGCATTAGGTTATGCTATTTCTGAATTGAAAAGTGATGATTTAAACGTTGCCAAAGAAACCAATGTGGTTAATTCTTTATCAGGTAAGGTTGCTGGTGTTGTGTTAACACAATCAACTTCTGGTCCTGCTGGTGGTACACGTGTTGTAATTCGTGGTAACAATTCAATTACAGGAAATAATCAACCTTTATATGTAGTTGATGGTGTGCCAATTGATAACTCTGGTATAGGTTCTGCTGCTGGTAATGGTGGTGGAGAGTATTCTAGATCGGATTATGGTACTGGTGTATCAGATATTAATCCAGAAGATATAGAATCAATGTCTATATTAAAAGGACCAAATGCAGCAGCATTATATGGTTCAAGAGCCAGTAACGGGGTAATTATAATAACAACTAAAAAAGGGAAAATGAATTCAGGATTAGGTGTAAGTATTTCATCTAGTGCTACTTTCGAAAACCCTTTATTATTGCCTGAGTATCAAAACCAATACGGTAGAGGAAGTAACGGTAACTTTCCTGAAATACCAGTTGGAGGTACATTAGAAGAGCAGTTAGCTGCTGTTAAAAGTAATTCTTCATGGGGGCCAAAATTTGATGGTTCTCAACAATTATATTATAACGGAGAAATGAAAGCTTATTCAGCACAACCTGATAATGTAAAAGATTTTTTTAGAACAGGTACTACATTTACAAACTCAGTTACTTTAAGTGGTGGTGGAGAAAAGTCATCTGTTTTATTTTCTTATACGCATACAAAAGCAGAAGCTATTGTGCCGAACTCTGATGTAAGAAGACATAACTTTAATTTAAGGGGGTATTCTAAATTAACAGATAAATTTACCTTAGATGCGAAGGTAACCTACTTTCAGCAAGATGCCAACAATAGGGTAGTTCAAGGTACAGAAGGTCTTATGGCATATGTATATGGAATACCAAGAAATATTGATATTAGAGATATGGAGAATTATCAAGATTTAGAAAATCCAGTTAATCCAGACAGACCTTATGATGTTATTTCTACAAGTTCATCTGGAGGTAATCCATATTGGATATTAAATCATGATATTAACGAAGATACCAGAACACGTGTAAATGGTTTTGCCAAAATAAATTATGAATTTACAGATTATTTATCTGCATTTGCAAGAGTAGGTACAGATGTTGTAAAACATGATACTTATGGGGTTAGCCAATGGGGACATCATTTTCAACCAACAGGTTCTTTAGGGATAAGTGAAAATAGTATCTCGGAAACTAATGCTGACTTTTTATTTATTTTTAATAAAGATATATCAGAAAAATTTAATATTGCGGCTAATTTTGGTGGTAACCATTCGTATAGAACTAGAAAAGGTATTGGAATTAGTGGAAGAGGATTTAAAGTGCCAACGAGAGTTACTGTTTCCAATTTAGTTGATCCGCAACAATCGTATACGCCTTTACAGGAGAAAAAAGTAAATTCATTATATGGATCAGCTTCATTCGCTTATGATAGCTACTTATATTTAGACTTAACGGGTAGAAATGACTGGTCTTCTACATTGTCTGCTGATAACAGATCCTATTTTTATCCATCTGCAAGTTTAAGTTTTATACCGAGTCAAGCATTTGATTTTTCAAGTTCTCCAATTAACTTTTTAAAGTTAAGAACGAGTTGGGCTCAAGTAGGTAATGACACAGGTGTTTACCAATTAACGGAGACCTTTAATTTAGCGGCTAATGGATATTTAGATTTGGTGCAAATTTCAAGACCATCTGTTAAATACAGTCCGGACTTAAAGCCAGAACAGGTAACATCTTCAGAGGTTGGTTTAGAATTTAAAATGTTTAACAATCGCTTTTTTGGAGATGTATCGTATTATAGTATAACATCGAAAGATTTAATTTTTGATGTACCAGTTCCAGCAGCAACGGGATACAGTACCTTTAGAGAAAATGTTGGGGAGTTATCAAATAAAGGTTTTGAAATTCTATTAGGTGGTACTCCAGTAAAAACTGATGATTTGGAATGGGTAATTTCAGCTAATATTTCAAAAAACGAAAATAAGTTAGTTTCACTAATTGATGATCTTGATAATTTCTCGTTTGCAGGTAGTAATGGTGGTGATGTTCAAGTACAAGCAACTGTTGGTGGTGGATTTGGAGATATTTATGGTAGAACATGGAAAAGAGTTGAAGAAGGTGTAGATGCTGGAAAATTATTATTGAGTAGTGAAGGAAGACCTCAAGCCGAAAGTGAACTTAAGAAGTTAGGAAACTATCAACCTGATTATGTAGGTGGTATAACTAATAATATTAATTACAAGAATTTAGGTTTAAGTTTTTTAATTGATTTTAGAATTGGAGGTCAAGTTTATTCAGGGACAGATGCAGCCTTAGATGGTAATGGTACCTCAATAAGAACATTACAATACAGAGAAAGTGGTGTGGTTGTTGATGGTGTTATAGCCAATGACGCGGCCAATCCAAGTGCTGGTTATACTCAAAATACAACAAATATTACAGGTCAACAATATTGGGGATCTGTTAGTGGTATTACAGAGAATTATATTTATGACCAAACGAATTTTAGAATGCGTGAAATTGCATTGACCTATAGAATACCTGGAAAAATGCTAGAAAATGCATTTATAAAAAGTGCTTCTATTAATTTGATTGGAAGAAATTTATTCTTTATTTCAAAGAAAATTGATAATTTTGATCCAGAATCAAGCTATTCGACGAGTAACTTTTCACAAGGTTTATTATATTATAATTTACCAACAACGAGAAGTATAGGTTTAAACTTAAATATTAAATTTTAA
- a CDS encoding SusD/RagB family nutrient-binding outer membrane lipoprotein, with translation MKTNIIKLCLLIFVGTLISCTGDFDEINQNPNGFTADDVSAKFFITEPQYKLYAEDRYPYWRAQLIHTDRYAGHFTFGHSGSWWSDGLGYDYSSGYTDAAWGWLSGEFGKIDGFMKLVKSGGEFENEYMYAVGLIMKSLYFQMYTDTWGMVPYSEAGVEGIVTPKYDSQKDIYKGIIADLDAAMATIGDAERTGTGINDLGENDVYCGGDLQKWKKLANTLKLRIGMRALGATGDDFATGAINQALSADLLDATSGSILMDKDEIISQWGSAAYGDVWHNFGGLGSKWTVGKTLIDHLRNYNDPRLSVFAKPVEGGEVTMTKPASGETADNFWVRADFLSSIFDAAGATYTRTDAADQVTFNVPAGQYIGQPTRLRGEMSSFANFKFFSTPSDLVIRAKNDGAMYPEIVLTSAEAYFLQAEAAVRGLGTGDAQELLAMGIKEAMKVWGISGGDADTYIAQSAIADISAGTTEQKLEKIAIQRWLNTYTDGFEGWAVVRDTGYPSELATGVNNQVIFADGDLAGRYPQRLRYGTAEQTSNEANYNAAVAAQGEDVQATKLWYAKQ, from the coding sequence ATGAAAACAAATATAATTAAATTATGTTTATTGATTTTTGTAGGTACGTTAATATCATGTACTGGTGATTTCGATGAGATCAATCAGAACCCAAATGGGTTTACAGCAGATGATGTAAGTGCAAAATTCTTTATTACAGAGCCTCAGTATAAATTATATGCTGAAGATCGCTACCCTTATTGGAGAGCTCAGTTAATTCATACGGACCGTTATGCTGGTCATTTTACATTCGGACATAGTGGTTCTTGGTGGAGTGACGGTTTAGGTTATGATTATTCTTCAGGATATACTGATGCTGCATGGGGTTGGTTATCAGGAGAGTTTGGTAAGATTGATGGTTTTATGAAATTAGTAAAATCTGGTGGTGAATTTGAAAATGAATACATGTACGCCGTTGGTTTAATCATGAAATCGTTGTATTTCCAAATGTATACGGATACTTGGGGTATGGTACCTTATAGTGAAGCTGGTGTTGAAGGAATTGTAACACCTAAATATGATTCTCAAAAAGATATTTATAAAGGAATTATAGCTGATTTAGATGCAGCTATGGCTACTATAGGTGATGCAGAGAGAACAGGAACAGGTATTAATGACTTAGGAGAGAATGATGTGTATTGTGGTGGAGATTTACAGAAATGGAAAAAATTAGCCAATACCTTAAAATTAAGAATAGGTATGAGAGCTCTAGGTGCAACTGGAGATGATTTTGCAACAGGAGCAATTAATCAAGCATTATCAGCAGATTTATTAGATGCAACTTCTGGTAGTATTTTAATGGATAAAGATGAAATCATTAGTCAATGGGGTAGTGCTGCATATGGTGATGTTTGGCATAACTTTGGTGGTTTAGGGTCTAAATGGACAGTTGGTAAAACACTAATTGATCATTTAAGAAATTATAATGATCCTAGATTATCTGTATTTGCTAAACCTGTTGAAGGTGGTGAAGTAACTATGACCAAACCAGCCAGTGGTGAAACAGCAGATAACTTTTGGGTTCGTGCAGATTTTTTATCTAGTATTTTTGATGCCGCAGGTGCTACATATACTAGAACGGATGCAGCCGATCAAGTTACTTTTAATGTACCAGCAGGACAATATATTGGCCAGCCGACTAGATTAAGAGGTGAAATGTCTTCTTTTGCTAATTTTAAATTTTTCAGTACACCTTCTGATTTAGTAATAAGAGCTAAAAATGATGGTGCTATGTATCCTGAAATTGTACTCACAAGTGCAGAGGCTTATTTTTTACAAGCAGAAGCTGCAGTTAGAGGTTTAGGTACTGGTGATGCTCAAGAATTATTAGCAATGGGTATAAAAGAGGCTATGAAAGTTTGGGGTATTTCTGGTGGAGATGCAGATACATATATAGCTCAATCAGCAATAGCAGATATTTCTGCGGGTACAACCGAGCAAAAATTAGAAAAAATAGCAATTCAAAGATGGTTAAATACATATACTGATGGTTTTGAAGGTTGGGCTGTTGTTAGAGATACAGGTTATCCCTCTGAATTAGCTACAGGAGTTAATAACCAAGTTATTTTTGCAGATGGTGATTTAGCAGGACGATATCCTCAACGTTTACGTTATGGTACTGCTGAGCAAACAAGTAATGAAGCGAATTACAATGCAGCCGTTGCAGCTCAAGGAGAAGATGTACAAGCTACTAAATTATGGTATGCGAAGCAATAA
- a CDS encoding SusC/RagA family TonB-linked outer membrane protein, producing the protein MNQKFRYLFMLVALLFLQGAIAQTITGKVTDESGVALPGANVIEEGTTNGTTTDFDGNYSIEVSEGATLQFSMIGYSEKSVVVGGQTTINVSLAEGTQLDEVVVTALGIKRAEKTLAYAQQTVGGEELTSSRDVNFVNSISGKAAGVEIRKSSSGPGGSTKIQIRGSKSLSGDSSPLFVIDGIPMVNNRGSQPGVWDGVDQGDGLSQLNPDDIESMSILKGANAAILYGSQGANGVVVITTKSGKAGTMVVKVNSGITFESIIALPELQYRYGSEGGTKESWSTTKGDYDSSYVDDWFDTGANYFNSVSVSGGNDKTQAYFSYANTTASGITPGNEYGKNNVSFKQSTKLFNDKVKITSNVILAQEKTDNRNRAGYYNNPLTGLYWFPRDKNINDYRGDNYRVFNTDRNTYEQNWFVIDHHQTNPYWLLNEESQEDETKRVIGSLNLDYTITEKLSFQIRGNVDYAVKKYETKRNSGGNTTTVAANGNWIYEKYDDTSTYLDGILSYTNNFGDFSLTALGGATYQHTNYGNGVGLYPGAAQDQLLYANEFYFENLTDVIQVQSNLNNGKTSTVEKQSLFGNVTLGFKEMLFLDIAGRNDWASTLALTGNDSYFYPSLGLTAILSEMFELGDAISFAKIRGTYAKIGNEVPYNTIFPRHTINADGSVGFNTTKPFLDAKPEIITTSEVGFDVRFFNSRLGVDFTYYSINSQDQFITINEPIEDYTSYFVNAGEITNKGVEITLTGKPIVTEDLTWSTAVNYSNNNNNIVKLHPDVETINQGGSEGFRYTLVEGGSISDLYAYKFLRDDEGRILLDDVTGRPRKTELRELFGNAEPDYAIGWSNTINYKKWALNMQINGKFGGYTVSQTEALFDGNGVSERSAAARDRGYENINAVQNGVAVTQIDPFDYYDAVGGRNGITEAHIYDRTSIRLAQLSLSYNFNVEKVDWLKNASLSFIGNNLFFFYKDAPYDPELSQSTGRSEPGSDNYNLPSTRTYGLNLSLTF; encoded by the coding sequence ATGAACCAAAAATTTAGGTATTTATTTATGCTTGTGGCATTACTCTTTTTACAAGGGGCTATTGCTCAAACTATTACTGGTAAGGTTACCGATGAATCTGGCGTTGCTCTTCCAGGAGCAAATGTTATTGAAGAAGGTACTACCAATGGAACAACAACCGATTTTGATGGAAATTATAGCATTGAAGTCTCAGAAGGGGCAACATTGCAATTTTCTATGATAGGTTATTCCGAAAAGTCAGTTGTAGTTGGCGGACAAACCACTATTAATGTATCCTTGGCAGAAGGTACACAACTAGACGAAGTAGTTGTTACAGCCTTAGGTATTAAACGTGCCGAAAAAACATTAGCCTATGCCCAGCAAACTGTTGGTGGTGAAGAGCTTACAAGTTCTAGAGACGTTAACTTTGTTAACAGTATCTCTGGTAAAGCTGCGGGTGTAGAAATTAGAAAAAGTAGTTCTGGGCCTGGTGGATCTACCAAAATTCAAATTAGAGGTAGTAAATCTTTAAGTGGAGATAGTTCTCCTTTATTTGTTATTGACGGTATTCCAATGGTAAATAATAGAGGAAGTCAACCCGGAGTTTGGGATGGTGTTGATCAAGGAGATGGTTTATCTCAATTAAATCCAGACGATATTGAAAGTATGAGTATCTTAAAAGGAGCTAATGCCGCTATTTTATATGGTAGTCAAGGTGCTAATGGTGTTGTGGTAATTACAACTAAAAGTGGTAAAGCGGGTACAATGGTTGTTAAAGTAAACTCAGGTATTACTTTTGAAAGCATTATCGCATTGCCTGAATTACAATACAGATATGGTAGCGAAGGTGGTACAAAAGAAAGTTGGTCAACTACTAAAGGAGATTATGATAGTAGTTATGTAGATGATTGGTTTGATACAGGAGCAAATTATTTTAATTCAGTTTCAGTAAGTGGAGGTAATGATAAAACACAGGCCTATTTTTCATATGCAAATACTACAGCATCTGGTATAACACCTGGTAATGAGTACGGTAAAAATAATGTTTCATTTAAACAATCTACAAAACTATTTAATGATAAAGTTAAAATTACATCTAATGTTATTTTAGCTCAAGAGAAAACAGACAATAGAAATCGTGCTGGATATTATAATAATCCACTTACTGGATTGTATTGGTTTCCTAGAGATAAAAATATTAATGATTATAGAGGAGATAATTATAGGGTTTTTAATACAGATAGAAATACTTACGAACAAAATTGGTTTGTGATTGATCATCATCAAACAAATCCATATTGGTTATTAAACGAAGAATCTCAAGAAGATGAAACCAAAAGGGTAATTGGAAGTTTAAATTTAGATTATACCATAACAGAGAAACTTTCTTTTCAAATTAGGGGAAATGTAGATTATGCCGTAAAAAAGTATGAAACAAAGCGTAATTCTGGCGGTAACACAACAACAGTTGCAGCTAATGGAAACTGGATTTATGAAAAGTATGATGATACCAGTACCTATTTAGATGGTATTTTAAGTTACACCAATAACTTTGGTGATTTTTCTCTTACTGCTTTAGGAGGTGCAACATATCAGCATACGAATTATGGTAATGGTGTAGGATTATATCCTGGTGCTGCTCAAGATCAATTACTGTATGCAAATGAGTTTTATTTCGAAAATTTAACGGATGTTATTCAAGTACAATCTAATTTAAATAATGGTAAAACGAGTACGGTAGAAAAACAATCACTTTTTGGAAATGTTACACTTGGATTTAAAGAGATGTTATTTTTAGATATCGCAGGAAGAAATGACTGGGCATCTACCTTAGCATTAACAGGTAATGATTCCTATTTTTACCCTTCTTTAGGTCTTACTGCAATTTTAAGTGAAATGTTTGAATTGGGAGATGCAATTAGTTTTGCCAAAATAAGAGGTACCTATGCAAAAATAGGTAACGAAGTACCTTATAATACAATTTTTCCAAGACATACAATAAATGCTGACGGGTCGGTTGGATTTAATACAACCAAACCATTTCTTGATGCAAAACCAGAAATAATTACTACTTCTGAAGTAGGATTTGATGTAAGATTCTTTAATAGCAGGTTGGGAGTTGATTTTACATATTATAGTATAAATAGTCAAGATCAGTTTATTACAATTAATGAACCCATTGAAGATTATACAAGTTATTTTGTAAATGCAGGTGAAATTACTAATAAAGGGGTAGAAATAACACTTACCGGTAAACCAATTGTAACAGAAGATTTAACTTGGAGTACAGCAGTTAACTATTCAAATAATAATAATAATATTGTTAAATTACATCCTGATGTTGAAACGATAAATCAAGGTGGTTCAGAAGGGTTTAGATATACCTTAGTTGAAGGAGGATCTATCAGTGATTTATATGCATATAAATTTTTAAGAGATGATGAAGGCAGAATTTTGTTGGATGATGTCACTGGCAGACCTAGAAAAACAGAATTAAGAGAGCTTTTTGGTAATGCAGAACCTGATTATGCCATAGGTTGGAGTAACACTATTAACTACAAAAAATGGGCATTGAACATGCAAATAAACGGTAAGTTCGGTGGTTATACAGTAAGTCAAACTGAAGCTTTATTTGATGGTAACGGTGTGTCAGAGAGATCTGCTGCTGCGAGAGATAGAGGCTATGAAAATATAAATGCAGTGCAAAATGGTGTTGCAGTAACCCAAATTGATCCATTTGATTATTATGATGCTGTTGGAGGTAGAAACGGTATTACTGAGGCTCACATTTATGACAGAACCAGTATTAGATTAGCACAATTATCTTTATCTTATAATTTTAATGTAGAGAAGGTAGATTGGTTAAAGAATGCTTCTTTATCTTTTATAGGAAACAACCTTTTCTTTTTCTATAAGGATGCACCATATGACCCTGAATTATCTCAGAGTACAGGTAGAAGTGAACCTGGTTCAGATAATTATAATTTACCATCAACAAGAACGTATGGTTTAAATCTAAGTTTAACCTTTTAA
- a CDS encoding SusD/RagB family nutrient-binding outer membrane lipoprotein, with protein MKKIIYIFLTALLFNLSACTDDFEKLNENPYQITDESLTQDFNNVGAFYPPMLKNLFGHQIEHNLSHDSWVRHLGTPTPFVGGINNTTYYIRWNTYWNRIYNSIMSPSAQVMKVAEAEGYPVFVEWAKLIRILGMSRLTAYHGPVIFTKFGQEPALYDSEPVLYNAFFTQLDEIQAVFNANMDYAGLAKFDASYGGDIEQWNRLVNSMRLRLAIRISKANPALAKTQGEKALSEPGGLIESNADNFMVSLYGDVFPPVTISFGWGDTRMSASMESILIGYKDPRVAKFFDPASDDTLYPDHPDYPYKGIRNGAVLVAKDDRLSFSNISSDFKSVENRRFFTAAEVKFLKAEAALRGWNGAGSAWENYEAGVNSSFEDWGAGSAAAYLADNTSLPLNYNDPKADPGPINDFVTRISNTVAWDDGASNEIKLEKIITQKWINAYTNSIEPWVDHRRTGYPKLPYNYKNDSSADWGVIPANEFLKRQVFVTSQRENNASSVAEATGFLGGPDLISTRLWWDTGSASNF; from the coding sequence ATGAAAAAAATAATATATATATTTTTGACTGCACTTTTATTTAATCTAAGTGCATGTACAGATGATTTTGAAAAGTTAAATGAAAACCCATATCAAATAACTGATGAATCTTTGACGCAAGATTTTAACAATGTAGGTGCTTTTTATCCGCCCATGTTAAAAAACCTTTTTGGTCACCAAATTGAACATAACTTATCTCATGATTCTTGGGTAAGACATTTAGGAACTCCAACTCCTTTTGTTGGGGGCATTAATAATACAACCTATTATATCCGCTGGAATACTTATTGGAACAGGATTTATAATAGTATTATGTCTCCTTCTGCACAAGTAATGAAAGTTGCAGAAGCTGAGGGGTACCCTGTTTTTGTAGAATGGGCAAAATTAATAAGAATTTTAGGAATGTCTAGACTCACTGCCTACCATGGTCCCGTAATATTTACCAAGTTTGGTCAAGAACCTGCTTTGTATGATTCAGAACCAGTACTTTATAATGCATTTTTTACGCAGCTAGATGAAATACAGGCTGTCTTTAATGCTAACATGGATTACGCTGGTCTTGCAAAATTCGATGCTAGTTATGGCGGGGATATTGAACAATGGAATAGGTTGGTAAATAGTATGCGTTTACGTTTAGCCATAAGAATATCTAAAGCAAATCCTGCATTGGCTAAAACTCAAGGAGAAAAAGCGTTGAGCGAACCAGGAGGATTGATTGAAAGTAATGCTGATAATTTTATGGTTTCATTATATGGAGATGTTTTTCCTCCAGTTACCATTAGTTTTGGTTGGGGTGATACGAGAATGAGTGCTTCTATGGAATCTATTTTAATCGGATATAAAGATCCAAGAGTTGCCAAGTTCTTTGATCCAGCTTCAGATGATACACTTTATCCAGATCATCCTGATTATCCATATAAGGGAATTAGAAATGGTGCAGTGTTAGTTGCAAAAGATGATAGATTAAGTTTTTCGAATATTAGTTCAGATTTTAAGAGCGTTGAGAATAGACGTTTCTTTACTGCAGCTGAAGTGAAGTTTCTAAAAGCTGAAGCAGCTTTAAGAGGTTGGAATGGAGCAGGTAGTGCATGGGAAAATTATGAAGCCGGTGTAAATAGTTCTTTTGAAGATTGGGGTGCTGGTAGTGCCGCAGCTTACTTAGCTGATAATACAAGTTTACCATTAAACTATAATGACCCTAAAGCTGATCCAGGTCCAATTAATGATTTTGTAACTAGAATTTCGAATACTGTAGCTTGGGATGATGGAGCGAGTAATGAAATTAAGCTAGAAAAAATTATTACACAAAAGTGGATAAATGCCTATACGAACTCTATAGAACCATGGGTTGATCATCGTAGAACAGGATATCCTAAATTGCCTTATAATTATAAAAATGATAGTAGTGCAGATTGGGGCGTAATACCGGCCAACGAATTCTTGAAAAGACAAGTGTTCGTAACAAGTCAAAGAGAAAACAATGCATCTTCCGTTGCTGAAGCTACAGGTTTCCTTGGTGGTCCAGACTTAATTAGTACCAGACTATGGTGGGACACAGGTTCTGCATCAAATTTTTAA